A region of Pseudarthrobacter sp. NIBRBAC000502770 DNA encodes the following proteins:
- a CDS encoding YceI family protein: MALPADVTTGTWTLDNSHSEIGFTVRHAGISKVRGQFKEAEATLSLAENVADSKVNATIKTASFDSGDANRDGHVRGEDFFDVEKFPEISFVSNAIVPKGDAYELQGDLTIKGVTRPVALETELHGVAVDPFGNTRAGLTAETTISRKDFGLTWNAVLEAGGVLVSDKVAINLELAFIAPAA; encoded by the coding sequence ATGGCACTTCCCGCAGACGTCACCACCGGCACCTGGACCCTGGACAACTCCCACAGCGAGATCGGCTTCACCGTCCGGCACGCCGGCATCAGCAAGGTCCGCGGCCAGTTCAAGGAAGCCGAGGCCACCCTGAGCCTCGCCGAGAACGTGGCCGACTCCAAGGTCAACGCCACCATCAAGACCGCCAGCTTCGACTCCGGCGACGCCAACCGCGACGGCCACGTCCGCGGCGAAGACTTCTTCGACGTCGAGAAGTTTCCGGAGATCTCCTTCGTTTCCAACGCGATCGTCCCCAAGGGCGACGCCTACGAGCTCCAGGGCGACCTCACCATCAAGGGTGTCACCCGCCCCGTGGCCCTCGAGACCGAGCTCCACGGCGTGGCCGTCGATCCGTTCGGCAACACCCGCGCCGGCCTGACCGCCGAGACCACCATCAGCCGCAAGGACTTCGGCCTGACCTGGAACGCCGTCCTCGAAGCCGGCGGCGTCCTGGTCAGCGACAAGGTTGCCATCAACCTGGAACTTGCCTTCATCGCCCCCGCAGCATAA
- a CDS encoding cytochrome c biogenesis CcdA family protein, with the protein MNSPFAEAILSGSLLLAIPVALLAGLVSFLSPCVLPLVPGYLGYVTGLSGVDLQKQKRGRMLAGIGLFVLGFSVIFVLLGGAFGQLGTLITGSQNAWITQLLGVLVIIMGIVFMGGFSWLQRDAKIHAKPPAGLWGAPLLGLTFGLGWAPCIGPTYSAVQLLSLSGGSSAAKGAFLAFVYSLGLGIPFLLIALALRRGMGVMAFFRKHRVAIQRTGGGILVVLGILMATGVWGAWVTGLQYWFQTDVKLPI; encoded by the coding sequence GTGAACAGCCCCTTCGCCGAAGCCATCCTCAGCGGCTCCCTCCTGCTCGCCATTCCGGTGGCCCTGCTGGCAGGACTGGTGTCCTTCCTTTCGCCGTGCGTCCTTCCCCTGGTTCCCGGATACCTGGGCTACGTGACCGGCCTGAGCGGCGTGGACCTGCAGAAGCAGAAACGCGGGCGGATGCTTGCGGGCATTGGATTGTTCGTCCTGGGCTTCTCCGTGATCTTCGTCCTGCTGGGCGGTGCATTCGGCCAGCTGGGCACGCTGATTACGGGCAGCCAAAATGCCTGGATCACCCAGCTCCTGGGCGTCCTGGTCATCATCATGGGGATCGTCTTCATGGGCGGTTTCAGCTGGCTGCAGCGTGACGCGAAGATCCACGCCAAGCCGCCCGCCGGGCTCTGGGGAGCGCCACTGCTGGGCCTGACCTTCGGCCTGGGCTGGGCCCCGTGCATCGGCCCCACCTACTCCGCCGTGCAGCTGCTCAGCCTCTCCGGCGGATCCTCTGCGGCCAAGGGTGCTTTCCTGGCCTTTGTCTACAGCCTGGGACTTGGCATCCCGTTCCTGCTGATCGCCCTGGCCCTGCGCCGGGGGATGGGCGTCATGGCGTTCTTCCGGAAGCACCGCGTGGCCATCCAGCGGACCGGCGGCGGGATTCTGGTGGTGCTCGGGATTTTGATGGCCACCGGGGTGTGGGGTGCCTGGGTGACCGGGCTGCAGTACTGGTTCCAAACCGACGTGAAGTTGCCGATCTGA
- a CDS encoding HAD family phosphatase, with the protein MPEEKYVAVVTRPVAAPQPGEAAFFDVDNTLMRGASLFHVARKMHQRGAFTLTEAAGFAWKQFKFVARGENIDDVHAVRDSALTLAAGITVDDIKALGEEVYDEMIASRIWPGAKALAEQHLRVGRRVWLVTATPIEVATVISTRLGLTGALGTVGEVSDGMYTGRLVGDILHGSAKAVAVQAIADQEDLDLKRCWAYSDSYNDVPLLSLVGHPVAINPDAKLRRHARDRNWPVYDFRAGRRAATLGLKAATFGGAIYGLWKGFARIRGPRA; encoded by the coding sequence ATGCCCGAGGAGAAATACGTTGCCGTCGTTACACGGCCGGTTGCTGCCCCGCAGCCCGGTGAGGCGGCGTTTTTCGACGTGGACAATACCTTGATGCGCGGTGCCAGCCTCTTCCATGTGGCCCGCAAGATGCACCAGCGGGGGGCGTTTACGCTCACTGAGGCTGCCGGGTTCGCGTGGAAGCAGTTCAAGTTCGTGGCGCGCGGGGAAAACATCGACGACGTCCATGCGGTCCGCGATTCGGCCCTGACACTCGCTGCCGGCATCACGGTTGACGACATCAAGGCGCTGGGCGAAGAGGTCTACGACGAGATGATCGCGTCGCGGATCTGGCCAGGTGCCAAGGCGTTGGCTGAACAGCACCTCCGGGTGGGCCGCCGCGTCTGGCTCGTAACGGCCACGCCCATCGAAGTGGCCACGGTGATCTCCACCCGGCTGGGGCTGACGGGGGCCTTGGGCACGGTGGGGGAAGTGTCGGACGGTATGTACACCGGACGCCTGGTGGGAGACATCCTCCACGGTTCGGCCAAGGCGGTAGCCGTGCAGGCCATCGCGGACCAGGAGGACCTGGACCTCAAGCGCTGCTGGGCGTACAGCGATTCCTACAACGACGTTCCGCTGCTTTCGCTGGTAGGCCACCCGGTTGCCATCAACCCGGACGCGAAGCTCCGCCGCCACGCCCGCGACCGGAACTGGCCGGTCTACGATTTCCGCGCCGGCCGCCGCGCCGCCACCCTTGGCCTCAAGGCAGCAACCTTCGGCGGCGCCATCTACGGCCTCTGGAAAGGCTTCGCCCGCATCCGCGGCCCCCGGGCGTAG
- a CDS encoding TlpA disulfide reductase family protein, translating to MALTALTLGLSGCAQEDALAKQAKAGDNKNYVAGDGSVTEFAAGDRKEAVQIQGALFSGAAVTPADFQGKVSVLNFWFAACAPCRVEAPLLEELHQEFKDQGVQFFGVNLRDEKPTAEAFEKTFNLTYPSFDDKDGSVLLSVSGLVPPGAVPTTLVLDKQGRVASRVLGEIEKGTLKALITAAVAE from the coding sequence ATGGCCCTGACCGCGCTGACCCTTGGCCTGTCCGGCTGCGCCCAGGAGGATGCCCTGGCCAAGCAGGCCAAGGCCGGTGACAACAAGAACTATGTTGCCGGCGACGGCTCCGTAACCGAGTTCGCCGCCGGGGACCGCAAGGAAGCCGTGCAGATCCAGGGAGCGCTTTTCAGCGGCGCCGCCGTGACCCCCGCAGACTTCCAGGGCAAGGTCAGCGTCCTGAACTTCTGGTTCGCCGCCTGCGCGCCGTGCCGCGTGGAGGCGCCGCTCCTGGAGGAGCTGCACCAGGAGTTCAAGGACCAGGGCGTGCAGTTCTTCGGCGTCAACCTCCGGGACGAGAAGCCCACGGCCGAAGCGTTCGAGAAGACCTTCAACCTGACCTACCCCAGCTTTGACGACAAGGACGGCAGCGTCCTGCTCTCCGTGTCGGGCCTGGTCCCGCCCGGCGCCGTACCCACCACGCTGGTGCTGGACAAGCAGGGCCGCGTGGCCTCCCGCGTCCTCGGGGAAATCGAGAAGGGCACCCTGAAAGCCCTCATCACCGCCGCCGTGGCGGAATAG
- a CDS encoding histidine phosphatase family protein translates to MPQATVHLLRHGEVHNPDGVLYGRLPEFHLSELGQEMARTLAEHFRQRAERGARITYLAASPLDRAQETARPTSEALRLQIHTDQRIIEAENYFEGMKVTKAELRRPKHWPRLVNPLRPSWGEPYKEQAARVAAAVQDARLRAIELAGGDFGAAGPEAILVSHQLPIWAARLSAEGRPLWHDPRKRECTLTSLTSLVFDDDGSLLRVEYSEPAASLLPGAASTPGA, encoded by the coding sequence ATGCCCCAAGCCACTGTCCATCTGCTCCGCCACGGCGAGGTCCACAATCCCGACGGCGTTCTCTATGGACGGCTCCCGGAATTCCACCTCTCCGAGCTGGGGCAGGAGATGGCCCGGACCCTGGCCGAGCACTTCCGGCAGCGCGCCGAGCGCGGCGCCCGGATTACCTACCTGGCCGCCTCACCGCTTGACCGTGCGCAGGAAACCGCGCGGCCGACGTCGGAAGCGCTGCGCCTGCAGATCCACACCGACCAGCGCATCATAGAAGCGGAAAACTACTTTGAGGGCATGAAGGTCACCAAGGCTGAACTCCGCCGGCCAAAGCACTGGCCTCGCCTGGTCAACCCGTTGCGCCCGTCGTGGGGCGAACCGTACAAGGAGCAGGCGGCAAGAGTGGCGGCTGCGGTGCAGGACGCACGGCTGCGCGCCATCGAACTGGCCGGCGGCGACTTTGGTGCCGCTGGCCCCGAGGCCATCCTCGTCAGCCACCAGCTTCCAATCTGGGCGGCACGGCTGAGTGCGGAGGGCCGGCCGCTGTGGCACGACCCGCGCAAGCGCGAGTGCACCCTGACATCCCTTACGTCCCTGGTTTTCGACGACGACGGCTCGCTTTTGCGGGTCGAGTACAGCGAGCCTGCGGCGTCCCTTCTTCCCGGTGCCGCCAGCACCCCTGGAGCCTAG
- a CDS encoding 3-deoxy-7-phosphoheptulonate synthase, whose protein sequence is MSTATAAAPASDTKSTSNLRVSEFTPLPTPSALLTKLPLDARAAAVVERGRDEVRAIMDGVDDRLLVIVGPCSIHDPKAGLEYARRLVSQAEKHKEDLLIVMRTYFEKPRTTVGWKGLINDPRLDGSHDMVTGLRTARQFLQQVTALGLPTATEFLEPISPQYMADLISWGAIGARTTESQIHRQLASGLSMPIGFKNGTDGGLQVAIDACGAAAAAQAFLGIDGEGRAALVATAGNPDTHVILRGGRKGPNYSAADVERASTELAGKGLNPRLIVDASHANSGKSHHRQAEVALEIGAQLEEGGVAARAVAGVMLESFLVGGAQNLDVAEHAAGRSTLVYGQSVTDACMDWDVSASVLEQLAASARKRRQQN, encoded by the coding sequence ATGAGCACCGCAACAGCAGCAGCCCCGGCCAGCGACACCAAGTCCACCTCGAACCTGCGCGTCAGCGAATTCACCCCGCTGCCCACCCCGTCGGCACTCCTCACCAAACTGCCACTGGACGCCCGGGCCGCTGCCGTCGTCGAACGCGGCCGCGATGAGGTGCGCGCCATCATGGACGGTGTGGACGACCGCCTGCTGGTCATCGTAGGCCCCTGCTCCATCCACGACCCCAAGGCCGGCCTCGAGTACGCGCGGCGGCTGGTCAGCCAGGCCGAGAAGCACAAGGAAGACCTGCTGATTGTCATGCGGACCTACTTCGAGAAGCCGCGTACCACGGTGGGCTGGAAGGGCCTGATCAACGATCCCCGGCTGGACGGCAGCCACGACATGGTCACCGGCCTCCGCACGGCCCGGCAGTTCCTTCAGCAGGTCACCGCGCTGGGCCTGCCCACCGCCACTGAATTCCTGGAACCGATCAGCCCCCAGTACATGGCTGACCTGATCTCGTGGGGCGCCATCGGTGCGCGTACCACGGAGAGCCAGATCCACCGGCAGCTGGCGTCCGGGCTTTCCATGCCCATCGGGTTCAAGAACGGGACCGACGGCGGCCTGCAGGTTGCCATCGATGCCTGCGGTGCCGCCGCGGCGGCGCAGGCGTTCCTGGGGATCGACGGCGAGGGCCGGGCAGCGCTGGTGGCAACGGCAGGAAACCCCGACACCCACGTCATCCTCCGCGGCGGCCGGAAGGGGCCCAACTACTCCGCGGCCGACGTGGAACGGGCCTCCACCGAATTGGCAGGCAAGGGGCTCAATCCCCGCCTGATCGTTGACGCCAGCCACGCCAACAGCGGCAAGAGCCACCACCGGCAGGCGGAGGTCGCGCTGGAGATCGGTGCCCAGCTTGAAGAGGGGGGAGTGGCAGCCCGGGCCGTTGCCGGCGTCATGCTGGAAAGCTTCCTGGTGGGCGGAGCCCAGAACCTGGACGTTGCAGAGCACGCGGCGGGGCGCTCCACGCTGGTCTACGGCCAGAGCGTGACGGACGCCTGCATGGACTGGGATGTCTCGGCTTCGGTCCTGGAGCAGCTGGCAGCGTCGGCGCGGAAGCGGCGGCAGCAGAATTAG
- a CDS encoding glutaredoxin family protein produces MATPRVVLVTKAECHLCEEARDAVGRVTSALGLEWREELVDNQPELRERYAEEIPVVLVDGVQRDFWKIDEARLERVLRRAMAK; encoded by the coding sequence ATGGCTACCCCCCGCGTCGTCCTGGTCACCAAAGCTGAGTGCCACCTCTGCGAAGAGGCGCGCGACGCCGTCGGCCGGGTCACTTCCGCGTTGGGCCTTGAATGGCGCGAAGAGCTGGTGGACAACCAGCCCGAACTGCGCGAGCGCTACGCAGAAGAGATTCCCGTGGTCCTGGTGGACGGGGTGCAGCGCGACTTTTGGAAAATCGACGAAGCCCGGCTGGAACGCGTCCTGCGGCGCGCCATGGCCAAGTAG
- a CDS encoding acetylxylan esterase — protein sequence MPLFDLPLAQLRSYTSGVTPPGDLQAFWDATVGEARAYPLDATFEPVENYLTVIDTFDATFSGFGGAPIKGWLHLPANREAGARLPVVVTYIGYSGGRGLANQDTRWAQAGYAHFIMDTRGQGYGGLVGDTADPHPSAGDVAHAGLMTRGISSREDYYYRRVYVDAFRAVEAAQAHPAVDPAKVVLAGVSQGGGLVVATAGLTAGRLDGVIAALPDVPFLQDFPRAIDITPRGPYPEIAQFLARHRDRYDAAMEVLNYFDGVNLAAWASVPALYSAAQMDDICPPSTVFASFNAYGSAAASGGNPGKEMEVYRFNNHEGGQEHHWIRQLQFLRKLLG from the coding sequence ATGCCCCTTTTCGACCTCCCCCTCGCCCAGCTGCGCAGCTATACCTCCGGGGTCACGCCACCGGGGGACCTCCAGGCGTTTTGGGATGCCACGGTGGGGGAAGCGCGGGCGTATCCACTGGACGCCACTTTCGAACCGGTGGAGAACTACCTGACCGTGATCGACACCTTCGACGCCACGTTCTCCGGCTTTGGCGGCGCGCCCATCAAAGGTTGGCTGCACCTGCCGGCCAACCGGGAGGCAGGCGCCCGGCTGCCGGTGGTAGTGACCTACATTGGCTATTCCGGCGGCCGTGGCCTGGCCAACCAGGACACGCGCTGGGCGCAGGCCGGGTACGCGCACTTCATTATGGACACCCGCGGCCAGGGGTACGGCGGCCTGGTGGGTGACACGGCTGATCCGCATCCGTCCGCGGGCGACGTGGCGCATGCTGGCCTGATGACGAGGGGCATCTCGAGCCGGGAGGATTACTACTACCGCCGTGTCTACGTGGACGCCTTCCGCGCGGTGGAGGCCGCCCAGGCCCACCCCGCCGTCGATCCTGCCAAAGTGGTGCTGGCCGGTGTCAGCCAGGGCGGCGGCCTGGTGGTGGCCACGGCGGGGCTCACCGCGGGACGGCTCGACGGCGTCATCGCCGCGCTGCCCGACGTCCCCTTCCTCCAGGACTTCCCCCGCGCCATCGACATAACCCCGCGCGGCCCGTACCCGGAGATAGCCCAGTTCCTCGCCCGGCACCGGGACCGGTACGACGCCGCCATGGAGGTCCTCAACTATTTCGACGGCGTCAATTTGGCCGCCTGGGCCTCCGTTCCGGCGCTGTACTCCGCTGCCCAGATGGACGACATCTGCCCGCCGTCGACGGTTTTCGCCAGCTTCAACGCCTATGGATCAGCGGCAGCATCGGGCGGCAATCCCGGTAAGGAGATGGAGGTGTACCGGTTCAACAACCACGAAGGCGGCCAGGAACACCACTGGATCCGGCAGCTGCAGTTCCTGCGCAAGCTGCTGGGGTAG
- a CDS encoding 30S ribosomal protein bS22, translating to MGSVIKKRRKRMAKKKHRKLLRKTRHQRRNKK from the coding sequence GTGGGTTCAGTTATCAAGAAGCGTCGCAAGCGTATGGCCAAGAAGAAGCACCGCAAGCTGCTTCGCAAGACTCGTCACCAGCGCCGCAACAAGAAGTAG
- a CDS encoding redox-sensing transcriptional repressor Rex — MTSLDSTPQPVPDVPDVAGSPAKQIPPAAVARLTLYLRALNTLLAEGVERVSSESLAEASGVSSSTLRKDLSHVGSYGTRGVGYEVQYLSRHIAAALGLTHDWKVAIVGAGNLGKALARYGGFESRGFDVVAIFDADQMVVGNEVGWLRVSDVADLETVLHRTGANMVVLALPAAVAQGICDRVVAAGVHSVLSFAPVMLQVPEGVNLRKVDMATELQILAYHAQRAQAPGQPA; from the coding sequence ATGACGTCCTTGGATTCAACCCCCCAGCCTGTGCCGGACGTGCCGGATGTCGCGGGCTCACCGGCCAAGCAGATTCCTCCCGCCGCCGTGGCCCGGTTGACGCTATACCTGCGTGCCCTGAATACGCTGCTGGCCGAGGGGGTTGAGCGTGTTTCGTCGGAATCGCTCGCGGAAGCCTCCGGCGTCAGTTCCTCCACGCTGCGCAAGGACCTGTCCCATGTGGGGTCCTACGGGACCAGGGGAGTGGGCTATGAGGTGCAGTACCTGAGCCGCCACATCGCTGCGGCCCTGGGGCTGACCCATGACTGGAAAGTGGCCATCGTCGGAGCCGGAAACCTGGGCAAAGCACTGGCGCGCTACGGCGGCTTCGAATCGCGGGGCTTCGACGTGGTGGCCATTTTCGACGCGGACCAGATGGTGGTGGGCAACGAGGTGGGATGGCTGCGGGTCAGCGACGTGGCAGACCTCGAGACCGTCCTCCACCGCACCGGGGCCAACATGGTGGTGCTGGCACTTCCCGCCGCGGTGGCCCAGGGCATCTGCGACCGGGTGGTGGCGGCCGGTGTGCACAGCGTGCTCAGCTTCGCTCCCGTCATGCTGCAGGTCCCTGAAGGAGTGAACCTCCGCAAAGTGGACATGGCCACCGAGCTCCAGATCCTGGCCTATCACGCCCAACGGGCGCAGGCGCCGGGACAGCCGGCCTGA
- a CDS encoding cytochrome c biogenesis protein ResB: MSERVNVKKKQSAPVAEAKAQAALPALGPKGMLRWAWTQLTSMRTALFLLLLLAVAAVPGSLFPQRPANPAVVTQYIKDHPDYGKLLDSLQLYDVYSSAWFSAIYLLLFISLIGCVVPRAIAHYKAMRSQPPRTPQRLSRLPEYGTLVIPSGAAIPSSDAINGAARVLRKRGYRVEVRDADGALPSLGAERGFMKEVGNLVFHTSLIGVLVSVAAGGLFGYSGQRILVEGDTFVNTLVGYDQFNPGTNFQPSQLQPYSLQLDKFNITFDRESKGKFGQPIDFAATVTTKENPDAPPKQETLKVNDPVSLGGTSIYLTGNGYAPVVTIRDGAGNVAMQGPVVAKLQGENYYSSVVIKVPDAQPDQLGFVGFFLPTAFVTDKNVSFSADPELFNPQLTLNSYYGDLGLNKGAPQNVFELDVKNLTPLNARNLAAGGITLAPGSTYTLPDGKGSISFDGVKRYIGVDIHHNPGQLSALVFALLAVAGLILSLYVNRRRVWVRTGTAVDGRTMVEYGLLARGEDHRLAGEAAALRKLFSAEWQLPDEAAPGDTASAGAAPSQQTPSRAGDNIAGSVSTPAGPTGPKKDQ, from the coding sequence ATGAGCGAGCGTGTGAACGTAAAGAAGAAGCAATCCGCCCCTGTAGCAGAGGCGAAAGCCCAGGCCGCCCTTCCGGCCCTGGGACCCAAGGGCATGCTGCGGTGGGCCTGGACCCAGCTGACCAGCATGCGCACCGCACTGTTCCTGCTGCTGCTCCTGGCCGTCGCCGCGGTCCCGGGATCACTGTTCCCGCAACGCCCGGCAAACCCGGCGGTGGTAACCCAGTACATCAAGGACCACCCTGACTACGGCAAGCTGCTGGACTCCCTGCAGCTCTACGACGTCTACTCCTCGGCCTGGTTCTCGGCGATCTACCTGCTGCTGTTCATCTCCCTGATCGGCTGTGTGGTACCCCGCGCCATCGCCCACTACAAGGCCATGCGCTCCCAGCCGCCGCGGACCCCGCAGCGCCTCTCCCGGCTGCCCGAATACGGCACCCTGGTGATCCCCTCCGGCGCGGCCATCCCGTCGTCGGACGCCATCAACGGCGCGGCCCGGGTGCTGCGGAAACGCGGCTACCGGGTGGAGGTCAGGGATGCGGACGGCGCCCTTCCGTCCCTGGGTGCCGAACGCGGCTTCATGAAGGAAGTGGGCAACCTGGTCTTCCACACCTCGCTCATCGGCGTGCTGGTGTCCGTGGCAGCCGGCGGCCTGTTCGGGTACAGCGGCCAGCGCATCCTGGTCGAAGGCGACACGTTCGTGAACACCCTGGTGGGCTACGACCAGTTCAACCCGGGCACCAACTTCCAGCCCAGCCAGCTCCAGCCCTACTCGCTGCAGCTGGACAAGTTCAACATCACGTTCGACCGTGAATCCAAGGGCAAGTTCGGCCAGCCCATCGACTTTGCCGCCACGGTAACCACCAAGGAAAACCCGGACGCTCCGCCCAAGCAGGAGACGCTGAAGGTCAACGACCCCGTGAGCCTGGGAGGCACCAGCATCTACCTCACCGGCAACGGTTACGCCCCGGTGGTGACCATCCGGGACGGAGCGGGCAACGTGGCCATGCAGGGCCCGGTGGTCGCAAAGCTGCAGGGCGAGAACTACTACTCCTCCGTGGTGATCAAGGTCCCTGACGCCCAGCCGGACCAGCTGGGCTTCGTGGGCTTCTTCCTCCCCACCGCGTTCGTCACGGACAAGAATGTCTCCTTCAGCGCCGACCCCGAGCTGTTCAACCCGCAGCTGACCCTGAACTCGTACTACGGCGACCTGGGCCTGAACAAGGGTGCCCCGCAGAACGTCTTCGAACTGGATGTCAAGAACCTGACCCCGCTTAACGCCCGGAACCTGGCTGCCGGCGGCATTACGCTGGCACCGGGCTCCACCTACACGCTGCCCGACGGCAAGGGCAGCATCAGCTTCGACGGCGTCAAGCGGTACATCGGCGTGGACATCCACCACAATCCCGGGCAGCTGTCCGCCCTTGTCTTCGCGCTGCTGGCCGTGGCAGGCCTGATCCTCTCGCTCTACGTCAACCGCCGGCGCGTCTGGGTACGCACCGGCACCGCCGTCGACGGCCGCACCATGGTGGAATACGGGCTCCTGGCCCGCGGTGAGGACCACCGCCTGGCCGGCGAGGCAGCAGCGCTGCGGAAACTCTTCAGCGCAGAGTGGCAATTGCCTGACGAGGCGGCCCCTGGGGATACCGCTTCCGCAGGCGCCGCCCCGTCCCAGCAAACTCCCAGCCGGGCAGGCGATAATATCGCAGGCTCCGTCAGCACCCCAGCAGGCCCCACCGGGCCCAAAAAGGACCAGTAA
- a CDS encoding helix-turn-helix domain-containing protein: MSAEQNFSNAKFLTVAEVAEVMRVSKMTVYRLVHSGEMPAVRFGRSYRVPENAVEQYLKGAVVDGHSETA, translated from the coding sequence ATGTCGGCAGAACAGAACTTCTCCAACGCGAAGTTCCTGACCGTGGCTGAAGTGGCCGAGGTCATGCGCGTCTCCAAAATGACTGTTTACCGCCTGGTCCACTCCGGCGAAATGCCCGCGGTGCGCTTCGGCCGCTCCTACCGGGTCCCCGAAAACGCCGTCGAACAGTACCTTAAGGGCGCTGTTGTGGACGGCCACAGCGAGACCGCCTGA
- the ccsB gene encoding c-type cytochrome biogenesis protein CcsB — protein MPFGINETMGQYSELFMLLAAGTYTVAFIAFAWDLAKSSKALRAVDLKAAQAGTAARVPVGAGVATGSAGGRLSGPADRAERPSSSTAKAGGAGTDGIVTAGGDMKYAAERRVPARVAVALTTLAVLIHAAGVVTRALGAGRVPWGNMYEFLTTGAFLVAAVFLLSLIRRDLRFLGTFVVGLVIIMMVAASVAFWTPVGHLVPALQSYWLVIHVSIAVLSSALFTLTFAMSALQLVQSHRQKTVAAGGTDKLGFMRLVPSALSLENLSYRINAIAFIGWTFTLMFGAIWAEKAWGRFWGWDTKEVWTFVIWVVYAGYLHARATRGWTGTRAAWLSIVGYFCVVFNFTIVNTLFNGLHSYSGL, from the coding sequence ATGCCATTTGGAATCAACGAAACCATGGGCCAGTACAGCGAACTCTTCATGCTGCTGGCGGCGGGCACCTATACGGTGGCCTTCATCGCCTTCGCCTGGGACCTGGCCAAGAGCAGCAAGGCCCTGCGCGCCGTGGACCTCAAGGCAGCCCAGGCCGGGACCGCCGCCAGGGTTCCCGTGGGAGCCGGCGTTGCCACGGGATCTGCCGGGGGCCGCCTGAGCGGGCCGGCCGACCGTGCCGAGCGCCCGTCGTCGTCCACTGCCAAGGCCGGCGGCGCAGGAACGGATGGCATCGTGACGGCGGGCGGCGACATGAAGTATGCCGCGGAACGCCGCGTTCCGGCGCGGGTCGCCGTGGCCCTGACCACCCTCGCAGTCCTGATCCATGCCGCCGGCGTGGTCACCAGGGCGCTGGGAGCCGGGCGCGTGCCATGGGGCAACATGTACGAATTCCTCACCACCGGCGCCTTCCTGGTGGCGGCCGTATTCCTGCTCTCGCTCATCCGCCGCGACCTGCGCTTCCTGGGCACCTTCGTGGTGGGCCTGGTGATCATCATGATGGTGGCCGCCTCGGTGGCTTTCTGGACCCCCGTCGGCCACCTCGTTCCCGCCCTGCAGAGCTACTGGCTGGTCATCCACGTTTCCATCGCCGTGCTCTCCTCCGCGCTTTTCACCCTGACGTTCGCGATGTCGGCACTGCAGCTGGTCCAGTCCCACCGGCAGAAGACCGTTGCCGCCGGCGGGACCGACAAACTTGGTTTCATGCGCCTGGTGCCCTCCGCACTGAGCCTTGAGAACCTGTCCTACCGGATCAACGCCATCGCCTTCATTGGCTGGACCTTCACCCTCATGTTCGGAGCCATCTGGGCCGAAAAGGCCTGGGGCCGGTTCTGGGGCTGGGACACCAAAGAGGTGTGGACGTTCGTGATCTGGGTTGTCTACGCCGGATACCTTCACGCGCGTGCCACGCGCGGCTGGACCGGTACCCGCGCCGCCTGGCTCTCGATCGTGGGCTACTTCTGCGTGGTCTTCAACTTCACCATTGTGAACACCTTGTTCAACGGGCTCCACTCCTACTCCGGCCTCTAG